One window of Pelobates fuscus isolate aPelFus1 chromosome 9, aPelFus1.pri, whole genome shotgun sequence genomic DNA carries:
- the LOC134572267 gene encoding rho-related GTP-binding protein RhoU-like — translation MPPQEKTMDYLSHFAPPVPPHMPKPVPPPGCLERELKCVLLGDGAVGKTSLLVSYTTNGYPTKYIPTAFDDFSAQVKVGKIPVKLQLCDTAGQDEFDKLRHFCYPKTDVLILCFSVVSPSSFQNISEKWISEIRGHCPHVPLVLVGTQCDLREDVKVLIQLSRYREKPVPPSSAQALAEKIGAVAYVECSALTQKNLKEVFDTAIVSGLRYSELRLQRERKMACTANKMKTLSKGWWKKYVCI, via the exons ATGCCGCCCCAGGAGAAGACCATGGATTATTTGTCACACTTTGCCCCCCCTGTGCCCCCCCACATGCCCAAGCCTGTGCCCCCCCCTGGCTGCCTGGAGAGGGAGCTGAAATGTGTGCTGCTGGGGGATGGGGCAGTGGGTAAAACCAGCCTCCTGGTCAGCTACACCACCAATGGGTACCCCACCAAGTACATACCTACCGCCTTTGATGACTTCTCAG CTCAAGTGAAAGTTGGAAAAATTCCCGTGAAGTTGCAGCTGTGTGACACGGCCGGCCAG GATGAGTTTGACAAATTGCGACACTTTTGCTACCCGAAGACGGATGTTCTGATCCTGTGTTTCAGCGTTGTAAGTCCGTCCTCTTTCCAGAACATTTCAGAAAAGTGGATCTCTGAAATCCGGGGCCACTGTCCTCACGTGCCCCTTGTGTTGGTGGGGACACAGTGTGACCTCAGGGAAGACGTCAAAGTTCTGATTCAGCTGTCTCGCTATCGGGAGAAGCCTGTACCTCCTTCTTCCGCGCAGGCCTTGGCAGAAAAGATTGGCGCTGTGGCTTATGTGGAATGCTCTGCTTTGACTCAGAAGAACCTTAAAGAGGTCTTTGACACGGCCATCGTTTCTGGGCTCCGATATTCCGAATTGCGTCTCCAGCGAGAGAGAAAAATGGCTTGCACGGCCAACAAAATGAAGACTCTTTCTAAGGgttggtggaaaaagtatgtgtgcATTTGA